A region of the Vibrio sp. YMD68 genome:
ATCTTCGAGGCAGTTGATTCTAAAATCTTTGGTTGACGACAAAATGACGGAAAAGGTCCTTCTTTCTTCTAAGCATGAGTATGTCGAACAGTTGGCTGTCATTATTAAGCTTGTTCAAGAAGGCTTTGGGTGGGCTCTATTACCAAAATCGATTACCGCATCGGAGTATGTGACTGAGAACCTAGTCCCCATTCAATGTGACGAACTCAAGCAAGAGATAATGGTGCCCATCGCACTTTGGTGCCCACACTCAAAACAGATTGCACAGGTTAAAAAATCCATCGTCAAAGTCGCGGATTATTACATTCAGCGATCTATTTCCGAACTATCCAAATAAAATACAGATCACGATAGAACGCAGAAAGGGCTCGTTTGAGCTCTTTTTCGTTTTATCGTCATTTTTACCGGTTAAAATCCCCACTAAACCACGCAATGATATTGAATAAGTATAAATGCGTGGTGGTATATTCTGGTTTTGTTTGCATTTCTGGAGGTTAGTTTTGATTATTGCGTATCGTGGGTTTTAATTCTGGAATATATGTGCGTATTTGGTTTTATGTATTGATAATATATTAATAGGCGAGATAATAAGCTTGTTGTTAATTTATTGTTAACCATTTTGAGCGCAAGCCAAATAAGGACAAGTCATGGAAATGGAAAATAAAATTCTAATCGATGCTTTTCAAACTCCGGATCATATTGCACCGAAACTGTCGTCTTATTTCGATGATTTACCTGCTGATCAGTATGTTGACAGTGATCATCGCTATCGTTCCTATGCACGATTTCAAGTTAGTGATAAAGGGGCTGAGCGGCTCCCTCACAGTACATTTAATCAATCATCAGCGTTTAATCGTGTTGTGGGAGACATAGAGAGAGACTTTGCTGAAATGGATAATGAGATGGTGCAAACGCCGTATTTCCAACATTTACTTCAATCGTTTATACAACGAACAGGAACGGATAAAGATAACTCTGTCGTTGATGTTCACCAAATTCGAGTCACCTGTGATTCTGATGCAACGAGTGCGCCTGCGCCAGAAGGTATTCACCAAGATGGTTACCGATTTGTGGGGATTTTTTGTGTCCAGCGAAAGAACATTTCAGGCGGGTTCACCCAAATTTATATGTCCCCAGTCGAACAGCATCCGCATTTAAATACCGTCTTGGAAGAAAACCAATTTGTTATTGTGAATGATTCTAGATTTTTCCACCATATTTCCGAAACTCTGTCGAGTAAAGCGGGCAAAAAAGGGGTTCGTGATGTCTTCGTATTCACCGCTTAATTCAAACAATGTAAACCGTTTACGTGAGCAATTCCCTGCGTTAGGGGCTCTGAACAATGGTTTGTCTCCTGTGTATTTTGATGGCCCTGGTGGAACGCAGTTACCCACTTCTGTCATCGAAGGGTTTGGCGCTTACCTCCTGCGCGGTAATTCAAACCTGGGTGGGCGATTCTCTGTGAGTGAAAATACGGTCAGCTTAGTGGACGTTTGTAGGCAGAAAGCAGCGGCGCTATTTGGCGCAAGTTCAAAAGATGAAATCGTATTTGGTGCAAACATGACGACAATGGCGTTCCATTTCAGTCGTGCAATCAGTCAGGATTGGCAGGCAGGGGACGAAATCATTCTTAGCGATGCTGATCACGGGGCAAATCGATCTTCATGGGCGATGGCGGCCGAAGACAAAGGTGTAAAAGTACATTATGTTCCCATTAAAGATGCGAGCTGTAATCTTGATTTAGAGGTTTTTCAGTCACTGCTTAATGAAAAAACACGCCTTGTTGCGATGACCGCAGCCAGCAATTTGTCTGGGACTCTCGTTGATGTAAAGAAGGTCACAGATCTTGCCAAAGCGAATGGCAGTGTGGTTTTTATTGATGCTGTCCATCTTTTGCCTCATCAAATTCTCAATGTCCAAGAGTTAGGTGCTGATTTTGTTGCTGGCTCTGCGTACAAGTTTTTTGGCCCTCACTTAGGGGTGCTCTTTGGTCGTCAAGCGTTGTTGAAGAAATACCGACCTTACAAGGTTGAACCTGCTCCAACGTATGCCCCCAACTGTTGGGAGACTGGAACACTTAACTTTGAAGCACTCTCGGCGTTCTCTGGTGCAATTGATTACCTGGCTTCGTTAGGTGAAGGGGGCGATTTAAGAACCAAGTTGGCGTCGGCGTATGGCAATATTCATCAGTATGAAACGTCACTGTCGATCTATTTTTTAGAGCGCCTACATGAATTTCCTACCATTGAACTTCTGGGTGAACCTGGTGCGGACAATCGAACGGCGACCTTTGCCCTTCGTTTTGGTGAGATTGACCCTGCAAAGGTGGCGACACACTTAGGTGAGCATGAAATATATACCTGGAGTGGTCACTTATACGCGGACCGCCTCACCGATGCACTGGGTGTGACCCACAAAGGAGGCATTCTTCGTGTCGGCTTGATGCACTACAACACCAAAGAAGAGATCGACCGATTCTTTCAGGTATTGAGCGACATGTTTGTTTAGTACGCTTCTGTTAATTGCCTGTTCTTCTTATCATGGTCAAAGAGCCACAAACCGAGGCTCTTTGATTGTCTGCCATCGTTATTTGCTATCATTATCTATCGACTTTTTCATGACAATCGTAAAGTCGCGCTGGTCATACCCATCAATAAGTTCCACGTTGGCGCACAGGGTTTTACAATAGCGAACGATTCCTTGTTTGTTGTACCCCGTTAAAAAAGGCTGCTTGGGAAAGGTGCTTGAATCGAGCAAGTTAAAGATGATGGCTTCATTCGCCATTAAATACATATGCGAGATGATACGTGTCAGATAGTCAGGCTCTCGGCTGTGGTAGTTCAATGAGCCGCTCGCTATGACAATATCGGCATTGTCAGCGGTGAATTTGCTGATATCACCATGAACAAATTCACAGACGTCCCGCTGCTTAGCCAATCGCTTTTTTGCTTGAGCGAGAAACTGTGGCTGCTGATCAACCCCAGTGTAGCGGCCCAAGGTATGGTGTTGAGTGAGGTAATCAAACAGTTCCCCATAACCACACCCCAGGTCAACAATGTATTTGTTATGAAATTCGCAGGCCTGTTGAATGATTTTAAATCGGTTGTGCTGCGATTCAATACTCGTCCAGCCCTGTATTTTTGAATTATCTCCGGCCCAGTTTTTTATTCTATTGCGATGATAAAAGTAGATTCTGAGTCGATCAAGAAAGTGCATTATAGAAGAGAGACCTCTTCAACTTCGATAACCGAATGAGCATTGGCTCTTTCGATGATTTTCAGTAGAACCGTTTGGATAACTTCGCTTTCCCGAGCGTCTGTATCACTGTTGAAACGCTCTTCCTGTACTTCGCCACTTTCCTCTTGTAAAAACTGGACAGCCACCTCAGTCGCGCAATCTTTACTGGTTCCGAAGTATGTTATGGTGATTTGTGGGTAGCCTTTAAAGCCTTTTTTTACCTGTTTCGCGATTCGTTTTTTCGCTTTATCTAGATTCATTTTTAATCCTTGCCAACATGGAAACCGAGAGAAGAGGTTACTTATTTACATTGTAAACTGCGGATGTGTTATTGCAGACTACCATCATCACTCGCAAGAATCATTGTTCATTCGTCTGTTGTTAATAAAGCCGTTGCTGGTGGCGAAGAGTCAGATGAGAAATCAATTTTTGCCATTTTTCGGCTAGATGAAACTGTTGCTCTTGAAGCAGTTGGTACTGCACGCTTTCAATCATGTTAAGCGGCATGCTTTGATAGAGGTATTCAAAGGTATTCTTATCAAGCTCAGAAACATCGTTTGCCCAGTTTAACTCGACAGATAACCCAGAAGCATAGATGCGTGCGGCCTGCGTTTCGGGTGAGGACACTTCGGTTTCCATCAATTGCTTGATGAGTATCTTGAGTCGCTTAAATGACATTTTCACAACGATTTCTCCTTAAGGCGGTATAAAGATGAATAGACTCACTTCGTTATGCCTGACTTTTTTGAAGATAGTATTGTTATAGCTCAAAAAAAACCAGTAATGTGCATTACTGGATTTTGCTTGGATGTCTGTTCACGATTTGAATGCCAGTTAAACAATGGCTCGCTGTCTAGAGCAACAGTCAGCTAGAGAACTGAACAATGCCTAAATCAATGGCACGTTGAAGGTCGAGGTCGTCTTCAATGAGCGCATTCAACGCAGCTTCACTTAATAGCATCACCGATAATGACGCTTGTGAGGTTGGGGAAGAATGAATATCAAGTTGGTTTCCTTGCGTCACTTTAGACCACAGGTGGCTGTCGACAAGGTAAATATACGACACGGATTCGAGTGCGCTTGAGTGCTGCTTAGCCATCAGTTTTAACCACCAACTCACTCGCCTTAGCCCTCGCTTTCCATCTAAAGCGTCTACCTGTTTTACATGGTTTTCTTCTAGGGCGCTTTGTGTCGCAATCGCAATATCCAGCGACCCTGGGAAGCTTTCTGTAAATGGGTTATTAAACTGTCCATCATAGGAACAAGCCTGCACGGGCAAACTTGTTCCCAATGACATCATCATACTCAATACAACCCATGAGCGTATTGGCTTCATATCACCTTCCTATGGCGTTGAGATATTGAACCAGAAATTGAACGTATCCAGCATACCAACGAAGTCTTTAAATACTTTTGTGTCACCTTTTAACTTGATATCCCCATTTGAAATGGCTTTCTCAAGCGTCGTAATACCAAGTTGAACATCATCAAGTGTTGCTTTGGTTAATACTAACGATACATCTGGGTCGTCATTGAGCATTCTTGTGTGGTT
Encoded here:
- a CDS encoding class I SAM-dependent methyltransferase, producing the protein MHFLDRLRIYFYHRNRIKNWAGDNSKIQGWTSIESQHNRFKIIQQACEFHNKYIVDLGCGYGELFDYLTQHHTLGRYTGVDQQPQFLAQAKKRLAKQRDVCEFVHGDISKFTADNADIVIASGSLNYHSREPDYLTRIISHMYLMANEAIIFNLLDSSTFPKQPFLTGYNKQGIVRYCKTLCANVELIDGYDQRDFTIVMKKSIDNDSK
- a CDS encoding cysteine desulfurase-like protein codes for the protein MSSYSPLNSNNVNRLREQFPALGALNNGLSPVYFDGPGGTQLPTSVIEGFGAYLLRGNSNLGGRFSVSENTVSLVDVCRQKAAALFGASSKDEIVFGANMTTMAFHFSRAISQDWQAGDEIILSDADHGANRSSWAMAAEDKGVKVHYVPIKDASCNLDLEVFQSLLNEKTRLVAMTAASNLSGTLVDVKKVTDLAKANGSVVFIDAVHLLPHQILNVQELGADFVAGSAYKFFGPHLGVLFGRQALLKKYRPYKVEPAPTYAPNCWETGTLNFEALSAFSGAIDYLASLGEGGDLRTKLASAYGNIHQYETSLSIYFLERLHEFPTIELLGEPGADNRTATFALRFGEIDPAKVATHLGEHEIYTWSGHLYADRLTDALGVTHKGGILRVGLMHYNTKEEIDRFFQVLSDMFV
- a CDS encoding 2OG-Fe dioxygenase family protein; translated protein: MEMENKILIDAFQTPDHIAPKLSSYFDDLPADQYVDSDHRYRSYARFQVSDKGAERLPHSTFNQSSAFNRVVGDIERDFAEMDNEMVQTPYFQHLLQSFIQRTGTDKDNSVVDVHQIRVTCDSDATSAPAPEGIHQDGYRFVGIFCVQRKNISGGFTQIYMSPVEQHPHLNTVLEENQFVIVNDSRFFHHISETLSSKAGKKGVRDVFVFTA